The genomic window AGTCCCTCGCTATAGCGTCATGTATCTTATTCACCCAGAGAACAGATTTCAACCAGGCTCTTACCTCATCCCATGATCTCAATCCTTGGGTCTGGAGAAGCTCAGTCAGGCCAGGCCGGAGCCTGCTGTGGCTAGGCTCCTTAGCGTCCAAAGCCACACAGAAGACGTAGAGCCACAGCATCATCTGAGGAGGAAAATCatgttttctttctttggCTCTGATAAAGCTCTTCCTCGAACATCGATAGAGATGCTCATGACGGACCCAGACGCCACCTCCTTGGAGGAACACAGAGCTGGCAAAAGCCAGTAGGGCTAGGCGTATTGTCTCGTTTATGCTACCCAGCTCAAATATGAGACGGGTAAGACGATAGTGGATAGACACCATGGCCTCTTGATAAAGCACAGTGTCCATTTCAAGGCCGCAACGTGCTGCCATATTAGCTGCTTGTGAATACGCCTTTAGGTCGTCCCAAACCAGGTGTATCCGTGCATCTAAACCTCCAAGGAAATTTAAAAGACTTGAAGATCCTTCCTCTATTGTCTGTGCCTTCTTTCGTGCTTGGGGAGGAAGATAGGGGCTCCATGAGAGTCCCTCTGAGAAGAAAAGAGCCTCGCATCCTGTGCTGAGAGCcacgccaagatcaacactACTTGTCGTTAGAAGAAACTCTCTAGACTTAAGTGAGCTTTTTGACTTACCGGCACAGTTTTGCTTGTAGTCGTCTATCGTGTgaaaaggccgagatgcCCCCTCTCAAAGTGACCATCCTGTGCAGGCCTACCATATGTTTTTGGGCGAtgtcagcatcaccaaaTGCCAACGCCGCTGTAGTGAGGCCGACAACAGTTAACACAGTTGAGTCAGAAGTCGAAATGTCCATGTTTCCTGCCAAAAGGCGCCTCTGGAGTACATTCAAAGCCTTGGTGTGGTGAGCTAGAGCATCCCAGGTGTTATCGGCGTGACCCTTGAGGTAATCGAGATACATTTTCGATATGAACATGGTAAAGTGGAAACAAGCGATGTCGGTTAGAACAGGTTCAAGCCAAAGGGCCTCCTCTTGGCTAGATGCCGGGCCAAACTCCAAGGAAGGTGTTACGTTCCTGACTATCCAAGATGTTAGCCCGGGACATCCATCACACTCAAACTCGGAACCTTCTTACGTTTCCAGATTATTTCCAGCAATTCCGGCCCAAGATCTTCAGGAACAGCCGTAAATGAGAATTCACCACCAACCTTGGGCATGATAGGGAAAGCTTGGCCCAAGTTCGGATTACCAGAGGTCTCTACTTTCCCTCCATTGATCCAAGATGAGGGTCTCATCGGACGCTTCTTTCGGTTCCTTCCACGCATCGCATAACTTCGTATAGTCTTGCGGTTTGCTTCCACGGATGGCATACTTGGTGTGGTGACGATGAAGGGGAGCTCATCGCCGGTGGACGGGAatgtcggcatcgtcgcAACAAAACGGGGTAACTACCGGGGTCAAAACAGGGAACAAGCGTAGGAACGCAGCAGCATAAGATTGGCCAAGTATGAATAGGGCTGTCTAAAGAAGAGCGATGCCTTGAATGGGACAAGAGAGTGTAGACTCGCGTGTCAGGAGAGAAGCGGAAGCATGGGGAGTGAGAGATAATATGGGGCCTGATGCGCAAGACGCTCGAGCCAGGATGCCAAGACCAGAGTGAAGTCCGATCTTGGTTTAGCGGATGTCGAACAATCTCGAGCGTTGCCGAATTAGGAATATTCGCAGACCTGTGATGCTGGGATGAAGACCCGAAGAGAGTTGAGAAGTGTCAGGGAGAAGTATATAGAGTTACCAGTTTCCCTCAGTAATTCTTATGGTCCTCTATCCCTATATTTTCTTCGATACTCAGACTCCTGACCCTTTTCTTTCCTAACCCATCTTCCAACTACCTCCTTCCTCCTTGGTCATATACACCCACGACAGCCCTCATGTCCGCGTCTCTAGACCTCGGCCCTCCAAAGGAGAGCTCTGGCTCTCTTTTTCTCAAGTCCCAATTCCGTAGCCCGGTCCAATGGCCTCCCAAAGATACCAACCTCAAAGGCAAGGTTGCCATCGTGACGGGCTCCACCAGCGGTCTCGGGCTTGAAGCATCTCGTCAACTTCTATCCTACGGTCTATCGAGCCTCATCTTGGCCGTGCGGTCCAAAGAAAGAGGCGAAAGGGTTGCAGCCATCTTCAAGGCCGAGTTTCCGGATGCTAATATCCGGGTCTGGTCTCTTGAGATGGAGTCGTATGACTCTATCCAGGCATTTGCTCGCCGCGCCGAAGCCGAACTTGTTCGCCTGGATATCGCCATCTTGAATGCAGGAGTGCAGGGAGCCGACTTTGTTACGGTACCTAGCACTGGCCATGAGAAGTTGATCCAGGTCAACTATCTCTCCACTGCTTTCCTCGCCATTCTGCTCTTACCCATCCTCAAATCCAAGTCTCCGGTGGGCGAACCAGGTCGTTTAACCATTGTCAGCTCTGGCACAGCTCGAGGAGCCACTCTCTCAGAACCAAAAGGCGGTCCAATTCTGGCTGCCCTTGATGACAAGACTAGGCCATGGAAGCCTGTTGAGCGATATGCCGTGAGCAAGCTCTTGGGTCACCTGTTTATCATCAACTTGGCCAACTACGTCAACTgtgaagatgtcgtcgtcaatCTTGCTGACCCTGGACTTGTCAAGGATACGGCCTTGCAGAACTTTGCACCGTGGATTGTTGTGGTCTTCTTTTACATCTTCAAATCAATTTTCGGGCGGTCACTGCCTGTTGGTGCGTCGACATATGTCGATGCGGTTGCCGTGAAGGGCAAAGAGTCCCATGGATGTTTTGTGTCAAACTGGAAGATTGCGCCGTAAGTATCCCTCATTTATCATTCCACTTTACATTCACTTCTATATGTCCGTTTCTACATACCCAGATTTCAGTACATAGCTGAGAGACTAACACGTTGGCTAGTTTTGCCGCGTTTGTCTACACACCCGAGGGGGAGGCAGCGCACGAGACGTTGTGGCAAGAAACGATGGCAGAGTTCGAGTTTGCTGGCGCGCAAAAAATCCTAAACGACCTCAAGAAGTGAAGTTGTATCCAAGATAGCTTCGTTTATGCAAAAGCATAGCACAGGACTACCTTGTATAGTCGGGCAGACCAGAGCTCTCAGCGATGCAATGGTCATGGAATTCTCACTTCTTATTAAATTCCCCATCATGTATTGAACCGCTTTAAACTGCTGGATCATAAATAATCACGTATTTTACTGCTATTGTTGCATATTGCATATGGTTTCATTCACGCGATCGCGCCCAGCATCAATTGCACGTTCACCCCGAGTCCCCGACCAACGTGCGTGTATcccatggccatcatgacGCAAAGACTCAAGAAAAAGATCACGACTGTACACCTGGAGTGTCAGCGATCCTGAAAATATACTTGACCGCACTCGCAGTGCCATTCTTGAGGTTTGTGAGGCCcttctcaacgccctccAGTCCACCTGGGACAATCTCCTGCGGCTGCGCCTTCAGCCAGCCCTCCTCCAAACCCTTGCTAAAATACCGCGTATAAACATAACCAAAATCCTTCAGATCCTCGTGAATGCTAGCGACCGTCGTGACTGATTTTTGAATCGTCTTGGGAATATCCGAGTACGACTGCGCAGGCACAATATTGGTGATCTTTCCTGTATGGTGGTCGAGAACCTCGCAAATGGTCTGGTACGAACCATCCTCGGAAATAGCGTCGAATGCGTACTCGAGCTTGGCCCCGTTCAAACtggccttcatctcctcaGCCACGGCTTCGTGGCCTTTACGGTAGTCAATGACCGTGTCGCCCTTGCTTCTGTCAATCAGCTTCTCCACATGCTCCTGGGCGCGACCGGCGACGCAAATGAGGGGGTGAATGTTGGAACGTTTGGCGAGCTGAACGGCGTATGACCCAACGGCTGATGAGGCGCCCCAAATGACCAGTGGGATCTTCTGAGAATCAGACGCAGGAAGCCATGGCTCGGGGAGTCCGAGACGCGCATAGAGACCGCACGCAGCGGTCAAGGCAGTCAGAGGCAGTGCAGCGCCCTCTAAATCGCCCTGTCAGCTTGTGATGAATGTCACGATGATTCACATGCGCCCAAAACTCACCCTCAAAAGATGTCTTGTCGGGCAGACGAAATGTCGTGTACGCCCAGCTGACACCATACTCGGCATAACTCCCTCCCGGCTGCTTCATCTCATGCATGGCTGCGACGCGGTCGCCGGGCCTGAATTCGGAGACGCCCTCACCAACTTCGTGGACAATGCCTGAAATGTCATCGCCCTGGTTGCCAGTGCCTCTGGCGCCCCAATATTCTGGTCGCTTCCTATAGATATTCAGTATTTTGCGTTAATGCAACCAAAAAGTCTCTTACCAGTCTTTAGGATTGCTGCCCGAGAAGACGATTTTTGTCACAACCTGTCCAGGCCCAGCTTTGGGAATGGGGCTGTCGATAATCTCAACCTTGGGTCCTCTCGACACGATTGCTTCCTTCATGGTGCTCGCTGCTCTTACTTGGCCCGATAAAGCTGAAAGCCGCCTCGACGCCGACATGGGGAAACGAGACAACATTTTGACATGAACAGCGCTTCAGCGTGAAAGTAAGCAAAGGCTGTGCAGCAATGATCTCCATGTTCCATCGGGGGTTGGAATGCGTCACATCTCATGCACGGAGCTTAACGATTCGGGTGGCTAAAATCCGAGAAGCGAAAAAAGGCGAAGTGCCGAGTAAAGGGTCCATGTATGTCGGGGAATATCTCGGGCATTGagtgatgatgccgagacGCGAGATGCGTGAACCAACAGCATTCTCATGAAACTGTTTACAGGTGGTGAGCATGGGTGGCTGCTTACGCGCAGAGACCCGCTGTGAGAGGATTACGCAGATCTGGTGGGTGTTATCACAGCTTCACGAGGGTGAGAATAATAACAATTGATCTTATCAAATATATCATTTGATCTGATTGCCCATTGCTAATGCTTCATCACAAATTTACGAGATCATATCACTAGAAGGGAAAGTAACTTGCGCCAAAACTGGTGTATTGCTCAAAACGCCGTGATTATCTATCTACCCTGTATCACCACCCTCAAATCTAAGACATCGACATCAGAGTACCACCAGTAGTCTCAACTATGCTACCAGAAGCATTCTTGTCCTTCATCAGGTACACATACGCCTCAGCCACGTCCTCAACGGCGCCGATGGCACCAGTAGTCATCCTGGCCTTCATCTTGCCCGTCACGTGGTCCCAGTAtcccatctccttgaccttgccccAGATCTCGGTGTCAGTGGGACCCATGGCCACGGCGTTGACGCGGATGGGCGCCAGATCGACCGCCAAGCCTCGGGTCATGCCGCGGATGCCGCCAAGGTACGACTGCATCACCGTCCAGTCCTTGCCGACGTGCTCCTGAGCGCCGCCTGTAGCAATGGTGTATGAGGATGTGGTGCTCTCGTTGAGGTTCTTGCGGAGCTGCTGGGCGATCACCAGGGGCGCAAAGAAGCGCACGGCTCCAGCCTGCTTGAGAGCGTCGAGAGTAAAGtcctcaagcttgccaaCAGCAATCTGGTCACCAGCTGTGAAGACAACATGGTCGAGCTTGCCAGTCTTGGAAACCTCAGAAAagagcttctcaacctcggagTTGAGGGTGTCAAAAGAAGCCAGGTTGCAGGGGAAGCCCTGGACCTCAGTCTTGGTGGATGTGTTGTTGCTCTTGAGGCGCTCAATGGCGCTGCTGATCTTGGATtgagaggacgaggagatgaagacggaAGAGGCGCCGTTCTGGAGGGCAGCCTCCGCGACGCCGAAGCCGACGCCTGAGGAGCCGCCAATGACAAGGACGCGCTTGCCGGCGAGCTTGGAGACGTATTTGCCAACTGCAGCAGCCATTTTGTGATTTTTGTGGTGGTTTTGGGGGTGGGGAATGGAGGGGTGATTGAGTGATgagttgttgatgctgaatTGAGAGACGCACTTTCAGCTGGGCGCCGCTCAACTTAAGTAGGTATTCGAGATGCAATCATCGACAACAGGGATCAACATTCCAATACTGCAAGTGTTGGTTACAGCAACATATCTGCTACCTTGTGTATCAATTCCGACCTCTTGATTACGGTGTGCGACGCAGACTCCCCAACTCCTCAGCCTACATCTCACTAACTCAGCCCATTTACAGTGGGGGCCACGCCTCTGACCGCCCGCTGCAAGGGGCTCCAGGGTTTCATTTTCGGCTCGACGGTTCGCTGCTGCAACACCCGACGATGCCCGGCTGATTCCCCGCATGAGTGCCCGCCACGCAGGCCAATCGCGATAATCTGGCTCAAAGCCGAGGCCGAATTCTGGGTTCGGCTCTTTCGCCTCTGTCTTGAGACGCGAGTTTCAGAGCCTGAATAGGGCGTTTGCGTATGTTGGTTGTCTCTTTGAGGCAGGAGAGAGGTTGAACGTGGCATATTACCCGCAGGTTTTTGGTTCTAGACTTGGGGATTGGATCCTTTGTAGGGCCCTTTGCAGCGACGCACTTTGCTGCAATTCGTATTGTCGCTAATGAGGAAATATCATATCTTACTGCAGCGATAAGACGTTTCACAATTACCAATCACATGTCGCTATGCAGATGTCCACTGCGAAGATGATGTCCAGACAGTTTTACAAACATATGCGGTAGTCAATGATCAACCATGTCTTGGCAAGCTTGGCGATCTAAAATTTCCGAGCCTACCTATGCATAGTACACCTGACCAAGATAGTAGATCTGTAACCGCATCATGCATAGTAACACATTTTTACGACTCACCGTCGCCCTCACTTCTGGGTCCCGGGTAGTCAGCTGTGTGAGATTAAGAAAAGGATCTTCGCTCGGCCTCGCTCATAAGACTTAAAGGGCGAGGCAGAGCAGTTTCTGTATCCCCGAGAGGTCACCGAAACAATATGAGTGTCCGAGGATAAGCATATCCATCACCTAGGGAGCTTGGCATCATATTTTGTCTCTTTCAAAGAagcgagaagctccttgttCAAAAATTTACAACTTTCTTTACAAAAAAATCATGCAGCCTACACAGATTTCAGTGAACAACCTATCAGGGTCATCAAACGATACCCTCCCGTCCATCGAGTCTCAGAAAACTGAGGATCAACGCCGCGGAGCCTCTCTGAACGATTTTCCAGATGGCGGCTTGCGAGCATGGTTAGTCGTGTTCGGGGCTTGGGCTGCCAATATTTGCAGTTTTGGATGGATCAACTGTTAGTGCACTTCGACTAAATGAGGACTTTTAAGAGCTGACGTTTTATACACGACCAGGCATCGGGGTTTTCCAGGCTTACTACCAGGAGAAATATCTGAAAGGCTATTCTCCTAGCGCAATCTCATGGATTGCCTCTTTGGAATTGTCGATTCTCTTTGGTGGCGTGAGTTGCGCAtatcaagatcatcgagcACTAGCTAACCCGAGATTACAGGGCTTTGTTGTCGGCCGAATCTATGACAAGTATGGCCCACGGTGGCTAATGGCCTTTGGCACCTTCATGCATGTCTTTGGACTGATGATGGCTTCGCTCTCCACCAAGTACTATCAAATCATTCTATCACAGGGCATATGCAGTCCCATTGGAATATGCTGCCTCTTTACACCAGGTACCTATTCTTTGACCATCATACTCATAGCACTTTCGCTAACTAGTGATAGCTGTTGCATGCGTGAGCACCTGGTTTCAAAAGCGAAGAGGTCTTGCAATGGGCCTCGTCAGCGGTGGCTCTAGTCTCGGTGGCGTCTTCCTGCCCATCATGTTTAACCGCTTGATCAAGCAGATTGGTTTTCCATGGGCCATGTAAATAACGCATACAGGCTATTAGAAAGAGCTGAGCTGACTTGCACAGGCGAGCTTGTGCGTTTCtgatcttgggcttgctcatcatcgccaacctgACCATCATTTCACGCCTGCCACCATCGCCTGCTCCTCTACCTCTCAAAGGCTTCTTCAAGCCCTTTACGGAGCGTGCGTATCTCTTCACGGTGGCATCTGCATTCATCTACTTTCTTGGTCTTTTCGTGCCCATCAACTACATTGCGGCGCAGGCAGCACAACTCGGCATGTCCGAGAACCTGGCGCAGTACCTCATTCCAATTCTGAACGCAGCGAGGTAAGATCTGCACGATAGTATGCAGACAGTAAGACAATGCTGACAATCACAAGCCTTTTCGGGCGAATTCTGCCCGGAATTGCTGCTGACAAGTTTGGCGCATACAACACCCAGACAATCATGGCATTTTTCTCTGCCATTTTGGTTCTGGCATTGTGGCTCCCTGCATCAAGcaacgccgccatcatcgttTTCGCCGCCCTCTACGGTTTTGGCTCCGGAGCATTTGTCACTCTCTGTCCAACGCTCATGGCGCAAATCTCACCCATTCGTGAGATCGGGCTGAGAAATGGCATGCAGTTTGGAGTTCTCGCCATTCCGGCGCTTGTCAGCAACCCCATTGGTGGCGCTTTTATCGCTAGCGATAATGGAGGGTATACTAACATCAAGATTTGGACGGGAGTTATTTTGATGGCTGGTGCATGTATGTATGCCGTTACGAGGATGTCGATTGGTGGTGTGAGGTTGGCGAAGAAGATATAGGAACAGAATGTAGAAATTGACATTAATTGAGGGTGTTAGGACATCTACGGCTCAAGTGCCGAATCTTTATCTGATAGATATGAATGAATTTATCTATATGCCGCCCTGACCGAAATGCTTCAAATAATGCCATTCTAAGTCGCTATCCAACGGTTTAAGAGGCTATAACCACATTACGCCCATTCTCCTTGAcccttcttgatcttctgaATAATCgcctgaagctcctccttcatgtTCTGAATCGCCGTAGTATGCCACTCTGGCACCTCATCCCCACTCGCAGAACACTCGTCAAACGTCTCCATGACTTTCTCCGCCTTGCGCAGCTCTCTAAGAAGAACAGCTCGCTGCAGCGTGgcctgatcatcatcatcaagatccagcaTCCCCAGCTGTATCTTCATCGGCCGCAATTCCGCTCCCTCGGCATGATACCGCGCAGTAACGGCAACGCGGTACCAAAAGATGGTTTTGGAAAGAATGGTGCTGTGCAAAAGAGCAATATGCGGGTTTCTCGCACAGGGGCACTTGAGCAGGGGGATCAGATTGGTCAGGGCAGCCTTGTTGGCGAACAGGACCGTGTCGATGCTTGGCATCGGCTTGGCGAGGTTCATGCCGTTGGCTGCAGGTCCCTTGCAGATGCCATCTGCGTTGTGGTGATGCAGTGAGCGGAGAACGCCAAGAGCTAGAGCCTCGCAGTCGTGTGCTTGTTTGGGATCGTGGGGCTCGATCGGCGGCGTTGAGGTAGCATTGGTTGGTTGCTCTGCAGGTGTTGTCTCTTGCTCGGGAGGGGTGATTGTTTCGCTGAGGGTTTGTTGGCTCGTGAGGGATCCGGGTGTTGTTTTCCATGGCTCGTTCAGGGATATATAGGACGTGTCGTCAAAGTCGAACATCATGTCAATGTCGTGGAATGCCCAGTTGTCGAGTTTTCCGATACCATTGCCTAGAGTGGATGCTTGGTAACTCGACAACTGCGGGCTAgtttccctctcttcccaGGAGAACTCAGAGCCGTAAGACATGCCTTTGATCCCGTTTGGCACTGGAATAGCCCCAGGCGTCGGCACCTCGCTCGAAGAAGAACGTTGAGCATCAGACTCGGCCTTTCTATGTCGAGACCTCTTAccatgtcgtcgagaagcGCTGTAAAAGCACTCCTGCCCATTGTCTATGCACCGCTCACACGGGTGAGTCTTGCTACACCTAACCTTGGCCGCGGTGCAGGCATCACAAGCGAGTCTCAACCGGACAGGTTTCTGTGGGCGTGGTACAGGTGGTGTGATGGTGGACGCATGGTCGTCGATAACTCGGAACGGATCAGATAGCATGGTCATGGTGTGGGTAGTTTCGATGGTTCTCTGACCCAACAAAGGCTAGGGAACCCGATAGTTTAGTATACGCCGGAGTAATCCGCAAGTTTAACGGCCAAGCACCCGGGGGCAAGGCCTCGGGACTGCAAATCATCCGCAAATAAAGAACCGCCTGCAAACCTCGAACCCCCAAGCCTCGTTCTCCTCCCACTGCAGAGGACCGGTAAGCCGGAGGCTGACGTCTACAGCTCCATGTAGCAACGGCTCGCCTAACGATGCAAGTACCCCCCGGCCCCGTTGCAGACCGAAAGAGGAACATGGGCTTATGCCCTCAACCATTCCTGGAATGAGCCACAGTGGAGAGACCGTTTCGTAGCTCCACGGAGGCCATCTGCTTACAGCTGTCTCAGGCTTACTGATTGATTCTTCAGCCTCGAATCTGCCTAGGGGGGGTATATGCAAGGGATGTTATTCACGCTAGACATCCTCCTGGTTTGAGTTTTGGTCCAGGGCTGAGTACAGCAGAAAAGCTTGTTTACCTGGCGCCGAGACACCTTACCTGGATTAGAAGCTGGATCTCCGGCAAAGATCGAGAAAACCGGCTTGGCAAGCAGGGAATTCGGCTATTCACCCGCAGGTATCCTTGACATGGGTTGACATGGGGAGATGTCGAAAGTCCATAGGGCTACGACGGACCTCGGCATCTAGGGGATCTGTCAACCCCTGCGAGAGGCGAATCGGATGCGATGGCGGGGAGATTGGCGCTTACATATCTCCGTCCGCGTCTGATACGGATAAACCCGCATGCATGCAGGCTGCAAATGGAAGGTATTGAAAGAACTTTGTCGTATATCATATCTGCTGCTGTTCGGGATGAGTGAGCGTGGGGTTAATTGGGGTCTCTTGTCGCCATTGCAGAAGCGACAGATACGAGTGACCCATTAAGGCAAGTCTGGGGAGGTTGATAGTGGCAACGTTGACTCCCGCGGGCTGACGCCTTGGCCCGCGTCATCCCGTCGGTGCCGGCACTTGAAGCGCTAGCGGCAGGGTTGAGCCTTGCTGCAAGACATCCTCTAGGAAGAGATACACGTGTAATCACCATTCCTTCTACTAGTTTTATCCCTTAATACGTTAGAAACCCCTTCCTTTTAGCACCCCCCCTGGTATAAACGCACTACCCAGCGTAGCATCCGGCGACAAGGAAAGACTAGATGCCCCGCCAAGGATTGCGCCGCTGCGCCTTGGCGATAGATGAGGCTCCAGCAAGCGTCAGCACGGCGGCCGAGCCATCGCGGAGCTGTGGATGCTGACTCGTGAGTAAGCACTGAGCGAGCACTCCAGGTGGATACGGGGCGAGCAATATATGTAACTCCTCCCCGTTCCCATCGTACAGAAGGCCAATCCAGTGCCAAGACGCAGTCACATTCTGTCTGCATGATTACGGCCCCGGTGTCAGGGTGACATGTCGTCGTGCGGCGTTGTTGGGGAGTGTTACTTCGGTGACAAAAGCGCCACGTAGTTGATATGAGGGATCGACAACATAGGGCGAATCCTAGGGGTCCGTCCTGTAGATCTACTCCGTGTatgtcttggtcttgcttctttttttACTCGGGCGTCTCAACGCCACGGGTTATCTGGCCTAGTATTTGAAGTAATCTCTTGCGCCTCAGAGAAACAGAAGTTAGTCGACGCTAAGATTAACGCCTGAAGATGTAATTTCTTGGTGGCTTAACGGCGAAGCCATGTAACTATTCCAACGTCGTTCGAGTCAAGGAGAT from Fusarium keratoplasticum isolate Fu6.1 chromosome 10, whole genome shotgun sequence includes these protein-coding regions:
- a CDS encoding PKS-ER domain-containing protein, which encodes MLSRFPMSASRRLSALSGQVRAASTMKEAIVSRGPKVEIIDSPIPKAGPGQVVTKIVFSGSNPKDWKRPEYWGARGTGNQGDDISGIVHEVGEGVSEFRPGDRVAAMHEMKQPGGSYAEYGVSWAYTTFRLPDKTSFEEGAALPLTALTAACGLYARLGLPEPWLPASDSQKIPLVIWGASSAVGSYAVQLAKRSNIHPLICVAGRAQEHVEKLIDRSKGDTVIDYRKGHEAVAEEMKASLNGAKLEYAFDAISEDGSYQTICEVLDHHTGKITNIVPAQSYSDIPKTIQKSVTTVASIHEDLKDFGYVYTRYFSKGLEEGWLKAQPQEIVPGGLEGVEKGLTNLKNGTASAVKYIFRIADTPGVQS
- a CDS encoding MFS domain-containing protein is translated as MQPTQISVNNLSGSSNDTLPSIESQKTEDQRRGASLNDFPDGGLRAWLVVFGAWAANICSFGWINCIGVFQAYYQEKYLKGYSPSAISWIASLELSILFGGGFVVGRIYDKYGPRWLMAFGTFMHVFGLMMASLSTKYYQIILSQGICSPIGICCLFTPAVACVSTWFQKRRGLAMGLVSGGSSLGGVFLPIMFNRLIKQIGFPWAMRACAFLILGLLIIANLTIISRLPPSPAPLPLKGFFKPFTERAYLFTVASAFIYFLGLFVPINYIAAQAAQLGMSENLAQYLIPILNAASLFGRILPGIAADKFGAYNTQTIMAFFSAILVLALWLPASSNAAIIVFAALYGFGSGAFVTLCPTLMAQISPIREIGLRNGMQFGVLAIPALVSNPIGGAFIASDNGGYTNIKIWTGVILMAGACMYAVTRMSIGGVRLAKKI
- a CDS encoding Zn(2)-C6 fungal-type domain-containing protein → MTMLSDPFRVIDDHASTITPPVPRPQKPVRLRLACDACTAAKVRCSKTHPCERCIDNGQECFYSASRRHGKRSRHRKAESDAQRSSSSEVPTPGAIPVPNGIKGMSYGSEFSWEERETSPQLSSYQASTLGNGIGKLDNWAFHDIDMMFDFDDTSYISLNEPWKTTPGSLTSQQTLSETITPPEQETTPAEQPTNATSTPPIEPHDPKQAHDCEALALGVLRSLHHHNADGICKGPAANGMNLAKPMPSIDTVLFANKAALTNLIPLLKCPCARNPHIALLHSTILSKTIFWYRVAVTARYHAEGAELRPMKIQLGMLDLDDDDQATLQRAVLLRELRKAEKVMETFDECSASGDEVPEWHTTAIQNMKEELQAIIQKIKKGQGEWA